The following proteins come from a genomic window of Pseudomonas sp. WJP1:
- a CDS encoding nitroreductase family protein, whose translation MSANPRIADYAIHPQFTDRWSPRAFTGETIPEETLLSFFEAARWAPSAYNSQPWRFLYARRDTPNWERYLGLLNEFNRSWAQHASALVIVISKTTFTAPGAAEETPALWHTFDTGSAWGHLALQASISGWHTHGMAGFDQELTRKELNIPEGYALHAAVAVGKLGDKATLAEYLQAREEPSPRRPLNELAAEGDFTL comes from the coding sequence ATGAGTGCAAATCCACGCATTGCCGATTACGCCATCCATCCGCAGTTTACCGATCGCTGGTCGCCCCGCGCCTTCACCGGCGAAACCATTCCTGAAGAAACCCTGCTGAGCTTCTTCGAAGCCGCGCGCTGGGCACCGTCGGCGTACAACTCGCAGCCTTGGCGGTTTCTCTATGCGCGTCGCGATACGCCGAACTGGGAGCGTTACCTGGGCCTGCTGAACGAATTCAACCGCAGCTGGGCGCAACACGCCTCGGCCTTGGTGATCGTGATCTCGAAAACCACCTTCACCGCGCCTGGCGCCGCCGAAGAAACCCCGGCGCTGTGGCACACCTTCGACACCGGCTCCGCCTGGGGTCACCTGGCGCTGCAAGCCAGCATCAGTGGCTGGCACACCCACGGCATGGCAGGTTTCGATCAGGAACTGACCCGCAAGGAGCTGAACATTCCTGAAGGCTACGCCCTGCACGCAGCCGTGGCAGTCGGGAAGTTGGGGGATAAAGCGACGCTGGCGGAATATCTGCAAGCGCGTGAAGAACCAAGCCCGCGGCGGCCGTTGAACGAACTCGCCGCTGAAGGCGACTTCACCCTCTAA
- a CDS encoding YcgN family cysteine cluster protein: protein MAAKVEPFWIRKTLDQLDQEEWESLCDGCGLCCLQKLEDEDDNSVYYTRIACKLLDLKTCQCSDYPNRRASVPDCIQLTPGKADEFKWLPPTCGYRLVSEGKDLPLWHHLVCGDRDAVHHERISQSGRMLAEGSVAEEDWEDHLIFRAG from the coding sequence ATGGCCGCCAAAGTAGAACCGTTCTGGATACGCAAAACCCTCGATCAACTTGATCAGGAGGAATGGGAATCGCTGTGCGACGGCTGTGGCCTGTGCTGCCTGCAAAAGCTCGAAGACGAAGACGACAACAGCGTCTATTACACGCGTATCGCCTGCAAACTGCTGGACTTGAAAACCTGCCAGTGCAGCGATTACCCCAACCGTCGCGCCTCGGTGCCGGACTGCATCCAGCTCACACCGGGCAAGGCCGACGAGTTCAAATGGCTGCCACCGACCTGCGGCTATCGCCTGGTCAGCGAGGGCAAGGACCTGCCGTTGTGGCATCACCTGGTGTGCGGTGATCGTGACGCGGTGCACCACGAACGTATTTCCCAGTCCGGACGCATGCTTGCCGAAGGCAGCGTGGCTGAAGAGGATTGGGAAGACCATCTGATCTTCCGCGCGGGTTAA
- the rnd gene encoding ribonuclease D yields MAIDIHWIRDNDSLGRFCTEWQQLPFVALDTEFMRVDTFYPIAGLLQVGDGERAYLIDPLTIDNWQPLAALLENPAVVKVVHACSEDLEVLLRLTGSLPAPLFDTQLAAAYLNLGFSMGYSRLVQEVLGIDLPKGETRSDWLQRPLSETQISYAAEDAVHLAEVFVKLRPQLSDDKYAWVLEDGAELVANLRREIDPFEVYRDAKLAWKLSRAQLAVLRELCAWREQEARARDLPRNRIIREHSLWPLARTQPDNLGALAKIEDMHPRTVRQDGEFLLELIKRSGSVSPEQWPPAVPEPLPVDAAALLKRLKAIGQSEAERLNIAPELMLRKKTLEALLKSGFPNGPYQLPDSLRGWRRELMGQALLDSLATAGEQP; encoded by the coding sequence GTGGCCATCGATATTCACTGGATTCGCGACAACGATAGCCTCGGTAGGTTTTGCACCGAGTGGCAGCAGCTGCCGTTCGTTGCCCTCGACACCGAATTCATGCGGGTCGACACCTTCTACCCGATTGCAGGCCTGCTGCAGGTCGGCGATGGCGAGCGTGCGTACCTGATCGATCCGCTGACCATCGACAACTGGCAGCCCCTGGCCGCCTTGCTGGAAAATCCGGCGGTGGTCAAGGTTGTCCATGCGTGCAGCGAAGACCTCGAAGTCCTGCTGCGCCTGACCGGTAGCCTGCCGGCACCGCTGTTCGATACGCAACTGGCCGCCGCTTACCTGAACCTGGGTTTCTCCATGGGCTATTCGCGGCTGGTGCAGGAAGTGCTGGGGATCGACCTGCCCAAGGGCGAAACCCGTTCCGACTGGCTGCAACGCCCGCTTTCCGAGACCCAGATCAGCTACGCCGCCGAAGACGCCGTGCACCTGGCGGAAGTGTTCGTGAAATTGCGCCCGCAACTGTCCGATGACAAATACGCCTGGGTCCTGGAAGACGGTGCGGAGCTCGTGGCCAACCTGCGTCGCGAAATCGACCCGTTCGAGGTCTACCGCGACGCCAAGCTGGCCTGGAAACTGTCCCGCGCACAGCTCGCCGTGTTGCGTGAACTCTGCGCCTGGCGCGAGCAAGAGGCGCGTGCCCGTGACCTGCCACGTAACCGCATCATCCGCGAGCATTCGCTGTGGCCGTTGGCGCGCACGCAACCGGACAACCTCGGCGCATTGGCGAAAATCGAAGACATGCACCCGCGTACCGTGCGTCAGGACGGCGAATTCCTGCTTGAGCTGATCAAGCGCTCTGGCAGTGTGTCGCCGGAGCAATGGCCGCCCGCTGTGCCTGAGCCGTTGCCGGTGGACGCCGCTGCGCTGCTCAAGCGGCTCAAGGCCATCGGCCAGTCCGAGGCCGAGCGCCTGAACATCGCGCCTGAGCTGATGCTGCGCAAGAAAACCCTGGAAGCGCTGCTCAAGAGCGGCTTCCCCAATGGTCCCTACCAATTGCCTGATTCGCTGCGTGGCTGGCGCCGCGAATTGATGGGCCAGGCGCTGCTCGACAGCCTGGCCACCGCCGGAGAACAGCCTTGA
- a CDS encoding YcgL domain-containing protein produces MKRICSIYRSSKRNEMYLYVLKSDALERVPEPLMAAFGKAIHAFDLVLSPERKLSREDITVVLDNLEKQGYHLQMPPAEEEYIEHLPEELLRRNDPM; encoded by the coding sequence TTGAAACGTATTTGCTCCATCTACCGCAGTTCGAAAAGAAACGAGATGTACCTCTATGTGCTCAAGAGCGATGCTCTGGAGCGTGTACCGGAGCCCTTGATGGCCGCCTTCGGCAAAGCCATCCACGCGTTCGACCTGGTGTTGAGCCCCGAGCGCAAACTGTCGCGCGAAGACATCACCGTCGTGCTGGATAACCTCGAAAAGCAGGGCTATCACCTGCAAATGCCGCCAGCGGAAGAGGAATACATCGAGCACTTGCCGGAAGAATTGCTGCGACGCAACGACCCCATGTGA
- a CDS encoding YgaP family membrane protein gives MSELKRVERIESTPFQTASEQNVHGWERIGSLAGGVVMVGKGLRRGGLFGLIQVAIGGVALARGITGHSSAKSLLEKSRQDMNNVRAKIERAGEELRQLKANAEAATKTATVTGNDSLKSPKTGV, from the coding sequence ATGAGCGAACTCAAACGCGTAGAGCGCATCGAATCCACCCCGTTCCAGACCGCTTCCGAGCAGAACGTACATGGCTGGGAGCGCATCGGCTCACTGGCGGGCGGCGTAGTCATGGTCGGCAAGGGTTTACGTCGCGGCGGCCTGTTCGGCCTGATTCAGGTGGCCATCGGCGGTGTGGCCCTGGCCCGCGGCATCACCGGGCACAGCTCGGCGAAAAGCCTGCTGGAAAAAAGCCGTCAGGACATGAACAACGTGCGGGCGAAGATCGAGCGTGCGGGGGAAGAGTTGAGACAATTGAAGGCTAACGCTGAGGCGGCGACCAAAACTGCGACGGTGACGGGGAATGATTCGTTGAAATCGCCTAAGACCGGGGTTTGA
- a CDS encoding class I SAM-dependent methyltransferase, whose amino-acid sequence MTAQSPCAIELEFARHYDQEHARVCQQPRAQGMGERLAFWRDEQMVRRALKVAGEPGLILDVACGVGRFWSVLGERANRVILAMDPSQAILEHAWTHHPQSLMQRVRTFQSSAFNIGLPVNAVDCIFCMQLFQHITCPELRLAMLGEFYRVSRDTVIVAVRVAGRCSAGRTDGQGAPAGPLVSKTQVEAEFKRAGLRVLSHQDFLPGRAPRRVYVLGKVD is encoded by the coding sequence ATGACTGCCCAGTCCCCCTGCGCCATCGAACTCGAGTTCGCCCGGCATTATGACCAGGAGCACGCCCGCGTCTGCCAGCAGCCGCGAGCGCAAGGCATGGGCGAGCGCCTGGCGTTCTGGCGAGACGAGCAAATGGTGCGCCGGGCACTCAAGGTCGCTGGCGAACCGGGCTTGATTCTCGATGTGGCTTGCGGGGTCGGGCGCTTCTGGTCGGTGCTGGGCGAGCGGGCGAACCGGGTGATCCTCGCGATGGACCCGTCCCAAGCAATTCTCGAACATGCCTGGACCCACCATCCGCAGAGCCTGATGCAGCGAGTCAGGACCTTTCAAAGCTCAGCCTTCAACATTGGCTTGCCTGTGAATGCGGTTGACTGCATTTTTTGCATGCAGTTGTTTCAGCACATAACCTGTCCGGAGCTTCGTTTAGCGATGTTGGGCGAGTTTTACCGCGTCAGTCGCGATACGGTAATTGTGGCGGTGCGGGTCGCTGGCCGTTGCAGCGCAGGGCGCACCGACGGGCAGGGGGCTCCGGCAGGGCCGCTGGTCAGCAAGACCCAGGTCGAGGCTGAGTTCAAGAGGGCAGGATTGCGCGTGCTCAGCCATCAGGATTTTCTGCCCGGTCGCGCCCCGAGGCGGGTTTACGTGCTGGGTAAGGTCGATTAG
- a CDS encoding RNA methyltransferase has product MADKRYSCIGLYNPKSPENVGSVMRAAGCYGVASVFYTGKRYERAADFVTDTKRVHYDIPLIGIDDLKKILPLNCVPVAVELVEGARPLPEYTHPDRALYIFGPEDGSLDKEIRDWCEDVVYIPTTGCMNLAATVNVVLYDRMAKGLNTRSGPKFR; this is encoded by the coding sequence GTGGCAGACAAACGGTACAGCTGCATTGGTTTGTATAACCCCAAATCACCGGAGAACGTCGGTTCGGTGATGCGCGCCGCAGGCTGTTATGGCGTGGCGTCGGTGTTCTACACCGGCAAACGCTATGAACGCGCCGCCGACTTCGTCACCGATACCAAGCGTGTCCATTACGACATCCCGCTGATCGGCATCGACGACCTGAAGAAAATCCTGCCCCTCAATTGCGTACCCGTTGCCGTGGAACTGGTCGAAGGCGCCCGCCCGTTGCCGGAATACACCCACCCGGACCGCGCGCTCTACATCTTCGGCCCGGAAGACGGCTCGCTGGACAAAGAGATCCGTGACTGGTGCGAAGACGTGGTCTACATCCCGACCACCGGCTGCATGAACCTCGCCGCCACGGTCAACGTTGTGCTCTACGACCGCATGGCCAAGGGCCTCAACACCCGTTCAGGGCCGAAATTCCGCTGA
- a CDS encoding YajD family HNH nuclease: MSSSTPTNTSKLDRILADNQRDKEMGYRDKALKMYPHVCGRCAREFSGKRLSELTVHHRDHNHDNNPQDGSNWELLCLYCHDNEHSRYTDQQYFGEGSLSTPKIAKATHNPFAALAGLMKKDE; this comes from the coding sequence ATGAGTTCGTCCACCCCGACCAACACCTCCAAGCTGGACCGCATCCTCGCCGACAACCAGCGCGATAAGGAAATGGGCTACCGTGACAAGGCCCTGAAGATGTACCCGCACGTGTGCGGCCGCTGCGCCCGTGAATTCTCCGGCAAACGCCTGAGCGAACTGACCGTGCACCACCGCGACCATAACCACGACAACAACCCACAGGACGGGTCGAACTGGGAGTTGTTGTGCCTGTACTGCCACGATAACGAACACTCGCGTTATACCGACCAGCAATATTTCGGCGAGGGCTCGCTGAGCACGCCGAAAATCGCCAAGGCGACGCATAATCCGTTTGCGGCGTTGGCAGGCCTGATGAAGAAAGACGAATAA
- a CDS encoding D-2-hydroxyacid dehydrogenase — protein MRVLIADHDHPVYARLLQEAAPDVEVLTSGDSAELARLASDCPVWLGQPDLLATLLRQGHQPQWLQSTWAGITPLLADGLPRHYRLTRAVGIFGQVMAEYVLTYMLGHEREVLARLVSQVERKWDSRHGQSLAGRKVLIVGTGDIGQTVAQFLVPFGVQLYGIASEAREQAPFIEVGSLADLPRLVGEVDYVVNLLPNTPNTHDIYDAALFKQFKPSGLFINVGRGVAVVDADLVEALKEGHLVGAVIDVCRQEPLPQRHPFWTAFGLLLTGHSSAPTSPSLMVNLFVENLRAYQAGEALRGEVDFSRGY, from the coding sequence ATGCGCGTTCTGATTGCTGATCACGACCACCCGGTGTACGCCCGACTGTTGCAAGAGGCGGCGCCTGACGTGGAAGTACTGACCAGCGGCGATTCCGCCGAGCTGGCGCGCCTGGCTAGCGATTGCCCGGTCTGGCTCGGTCAACCCGACTTGCTGGCGACCCTGTTGCGTCAGGGGCATCAGCCACAATGGCTGCAATCGACCTGGGCAGGGATCACGCCGCTGTTGGCCGATGGCTTGCCTCGGCACTATCGCCTGACCCGCGCAGTGGGGATTTTCGGCCAGGTCATGGCCGAGTATGTACTCACCTACATGCTCGGCCACGAACGCGAGGTGCTGGCACGGCTGGTCAGCCAGGTCGAGCGCAAATGGGACAGCCGTCACGGCCAGAGCCTGGCGGGGCGCAAGGTATTGATCGTCGGTACCGGTGATATCGGGCAGACGGTGGCGCAATTCCTCGTACCCTTTGGTGTGCAGCTGTACGGCATCGCCAGTGAGGCCCGTGAGCAGGCACCCTTTATCGAAGTCGGCTCGCTGGCGGACCTGCCACGATTGGTTGGTGAAGTGGATTACGTGGTCAATCTGCTGCCAAATACACCGAACACCCACGATATCTACGATGCGGCGCTGTTCAAGCAGTTCAAGCCGAGCGGATTGTTCATCAACGTCGGGCGCGGTGTGGCGGTGGTGGATGCGGATCTGGTGGAGGCCTTGAAGGAAGGGCATCTGGTGGGCGCGGTGATTGATGTCTGTCGCCAGGAGCCGCTGCCGCAACGTCATCCGTTCTGGACGGCTTTTGGCCTGCTGCTGACGGGTCATAGCTCGGCACCGACCTCGCCATCGTTGATGGTGAATCTGTTTGTCGAGAACCTGCGGGCGTATCAGGCCGGTGAAGCGTTGCGTGGGGAAGTGGATTTTAGTCGCGGGTACTGA
- a CDS encoding phosphoethanolamine transferase, protein MFKIKAVRPEWVTLIASAFLLTAFNLVLWQHLFEITAADGKGIVMRVAFGAMILAAFNIILTLLAFRPVLKPVLTLLFMISAGVAYFMGQYGVLIDIGMLRNFAQTNATEVRDLLSLKLLAYIVFLGVLPSWLLWQIPVSYRRWHRELLSKALVTFASAAVIGGVALINYQGLSSLFRNHHELRLMVVPSNYIGAFSGYLREQVASARQPFVKIGEDAQRNLAWQTHGRKSLTVLVVGESARAENFGVLGYNRDTTPKLEKEAGLIAFTDVKSCGTETAVSVPCMFSNMGRKDYNASKAKNEEGLLDVLKRAGLDVIWRDNQSGCKGTCDRVTLDDVSNLKDPVLCANSECRDEILLQGLQHFIDNLDKDTVLVLHQMGSHGPEYYKRYPKEFERFTPVCQSNALNNCSRESIINGYDNTLVYTDHVLSTLIDLLRSNQDKVDTAMLYLSDHGESLGEYNLFLHGTPYMLAPEQQKHVAMLAWFSDSYQKSFSVDTHCLQMSREKPLSQDNLFHSMLGLLEVNSKVYNQDLDMFSGCRRAAIDGVLAKD, encoded by the coding sequence ATGTTCAAGATTAAAGCCGTGCGCCCGGAATGGGTGACACTGATTGCCAGCGCCTTTTTATTGACTGCCTTCAATCTTGTATTGTGGCAGCACCTCTTCGAGATCACCGCCGCGGATGGTAAGGGTATCGTCATGCGCGTGGCGTTCGGGGCGATGATCCTCGCGGCCTTCAACATCATCCTGACCTTGCTGGCGTTCCGGCCGGTGCTCAAGCCCGTGCTGACCCTGCTTTTCATGATCAGTGCGGGCGTGGCTTATTTCATGGGGCAATATGGCGTCCTGATCGACATCGGCATGTTGCGCAACTTTGCCCAAACCAATGCAACGGAAGTGCGTGACTTACTGTCATTAAAGTTGCTTGCTTATATTGTTTTCCTCGGTGTGCTGCCGTCCTGGTTGTTGTGGCAAATCCCGGTTAGTTATCGCCGCTGGCATCGTGAGTTATTAAGCAAGGCGCTCGTGACTTTTGCCTCGGCGGCGGTCATTGGTGGTGTTGCACTGATTAACTATCAAGGCCTGTCTTCGCTGTTTCGCAATCACCATGAGCTGCGTCTGATGGTGGTTCCAAGCAACTACATTGGTGCCTTTTCCGGTTACTTGCGCGAACAGGTCGCGTCGGCACGCCAGCCTTTCGTCAAAATCGGTGAAGACGCGCAACGCAATCTGGCCTGGCAAACCCATGGTCGCAAGTCCCTGACGGTTCTGGTGGTCGGTGAGAGTGCCCGGGCCGAAAACTTCGGCGTGCTCGGCTACAACCGCGACACCACGCCGAAACTGGAAAAGGAAGCCGGGCTGATCGCATTTACCGATGTGAAATCTTGCGGCACTGAAACGGCGGTGTCCGTGCCCTGCATGTTCTCCAACATGGGGCGCAAGGATTACAACGCCAGCAAGGCCAAGAACGAAGAAGGGCTGCTCGATGTGCTCAAGCGTGCGGGCCTGGATGTGATCTGGCGTGACAATCAATCTGGCTGCAAGGGTACCTGCGATCGCGTCACCCTCGATGACGTCAGCAATCTGAAAGACCCGGTGCTGTGCGCCAACAGTGAATGCCGCGATGAAATCCTGCTGCAAGGTTTGCAACATTTCATCGATAACCTGGACAAAGACACGGTACTTGTACTGCACCAGATGGGCAGTCACGGTCCGGAGTACTACAAACGTTATCCGAAGGAATTCGAGCGCTTTACTCCGGTCTGCCAAAGCAATGCGCTGAACAACTGCAGCCGCGAAAGCATCATCAATGGCTATGACAATACGCTGGTGTACACCGACCATGTGCTGTCGACCCTGATCGATCTGTTGCGCAGCAACCAGGACAAAGTCGATACCGCGATGCTGTATCTGTCGGACCACGGCGAGTCCCTGGGCGAATACAACCTGTTCCTCCATGGCACCCCTTACATGCTGGCACCGGAGCAACAGAAACATGTGGCGATGCTGGCCTGGTTCTCCGACAGCTATCAGAAGTCGTTCTCGGTGGACACCCATTGCCTGCAGATGAGTCGTGAAAAGCCCTTGAGCCAGGACAACCTGTTCCATTCGATGCTGGGGCTGCTGGAGGTCAACAGCAAGGTCTATAACCAGGACCTGGATATGTTTTCCGGCTGCCGCAGGGCGGCGATCGATGGCGTACTGGCCAAAGATTGA